The following coding sequences are from one Natrarchaeobaculum sulfurireducens window:
- a CDS encoding NifU family protein: MSTETQDGDDLEERVTNFLRRNFPQIQMHGGSAAIQDIDRENGEVTIALGGACSGCGISPMTIQAIKSRMVKEIPEIEKVNAHTGMGGGGGGGGGMSPSFPGETVDDGEEDEGPEAPF, from the coding sequence ATGAGCACCGAAACTCAGGACGGGGACGACTTAGAGGAGCGAGTGACGAACTTCCTCCGCCGAAACTTCCCACAGATCCAGATGCACGGCGGCAGCGCAGCGATCCAGGACATCGACCGCGAGAACGGCGAGGTCACGATCGCACTCGGCGGCGCCTGCAGTGGCTGTGGTATCTCCCCGATGACGATCCAGGCGATCAAAAGCCGGATGGTCAAAGAGATCCCCGAGATCGAAAAGGTCAACGCCCACACCGGTATGGGTGGCGGTGGCGGAGGAGGCGGCGGCATGAGCCCGTCGTTCCCCGGTGAAACCGTAGACGACGGCGAAGAAGACGAAGGTCCCGAAGCCCCGTTCTAG
- a CDS encoding PHP-associated domain-containing protein, whose translation MTAQIPFRIDFHVHSDDSYDGHEPIELILEHAADIELDGVVITDHDEIRESLRAAELAPEYGLVGIPGVEVSTRHGHLLAVGVEERPEPGQPFTETVETVRELGGIAVVPHPFQRSRHGVRKRYIKDADAIETYNSMLFTGYRNRRARTFARRRGYPEIGASDAHYLPNVGKAYTEILVTPDAENPTKTDIDGDDLIDAILEGRTQIRGKRTPVHKSTVQYAKGAVRKSTYLLTSRAPLVPTVPSSMDRQ comes from the coding sequence ATGACCGCCCAGATTCCCTTTCGCATCGACTTTCACGTCCACTCTGATGACTCCTACGATGGCCACGAACCGATCGAGCTCATCCTAGAGCACGCCGCAGATATCGAACTCGATGGGGTCGTCATCACCGACCACGACGAGATCCGTGAGTCACTCCGTGCGGCCGAACTCGCACCCGAGTACGGCCTCGTCGGTATTCCAGGCGTCGAGGTGTCGACGCGCCACGGTCACTTGCTCGCGGTCGGCGTCGAGGAACGCCCCGAACCCGGCCAGCCGTTTACAGAAACCGTCGAGACAGTCCGCGAACTCGGCGGAATCGCGGTCGTCCCACATCCGTTCCAACGCAGCCGCCACGGCGTCCGCAAACGCTACATCAAAGACGCCGACGCGATCGAGACGTACAACTCCATGCTCTTTACCGGCTACCGAAATCGCCGGGCTCGGACGTTCGCTCGCCGACGCGGTTACCCGGAGATCGGCGCGAGCGACGCGCACTACCTTCCGAACGTCGGGAAGGCCTACACCGAGATCCTGGTGACACCGGACGCCGAGAACCCGACCAAAACCGACATCGACGGCGACGACCTCATCGATGCCATCCTCGAGGGACGAACCCAGATCCGAGGCAAGCGGACCCCGGTCCACAAGAGTACGGTCCAGTACGCCAAAGGGGCCGTTCGCAAGTCGACGTATCTGCTGACCTCGCGTGCGCCTCTGGTTCCGACGGTGCCGTCGTCGATGGACCGACAGTAA
- a CDS encoding DUF5783 family protein → MADFDPEKFEDKYVHYFPELQQAYKNAFNRMNDQYDSELVHAIDQQVLNESEPFYEGDGQFRIELPDNPYDRLTGVLVDEERFDTVLEKHVDEIEAELQRVFNVQ, encoded by the coding sequence ATGGCCGACTTCGACCCCGAAAAGTTCGAGGACAAGTACGTCCACTACTTCCCCGAACTCCAGCAAGCGTACAAGAACGCGTTCAACCGCATGAACGATCAATACGACTCCGAGCTCGTCCACGCGATCGACCAGCAGGTGTTGAACGAGAGCGAACCGTTCTACGAGGGAGACGGGCAGTTCCGCATCGAACTACCCGACAACCCCTACGACAGGCTCACCGGCGTCCTCGTCGACGAAGAGCGGTTCGATACGGTGCTCGAGAAACACGTCGACGAGATCGAGGCAGAGCTCCAACGCGTATTCAACGTCCAGTAA
- a CDS encoding ketopantoate reductase family protein produces MEIVVFGAGSLGSLVGGVLAREHDVTLVARSAHAEAVRDDGLTVTGVTDFCVSPSATTDGQGLAADLAIVAVKAADSKAAAETLATGSFDAVLSLQNGMGNEETLASHLESPVLAGTATYGAVLRNPGVVECTGLGEVVLGSRTGGRSSLADRVGDAFDTAGLETTVAADMPRRLWKKLAVNAAINPVTALANVDNGAVLEPPTTDLARSAARETAGVARACGVELSDQEAISAMERVATATAANTSSMRQDVLADRRTEIDAINGYVVDRAADHDCAAPTNRALTALIRSWERGIGHR; encoded by the coding sequence ATGGAGATCGTCGTCTTCGGTGCCGGAAGCCTCGGGAGCCTCGTCGGCGGCGTCCTCGCGCGCGAACACGACGTGACGCTCGTTGCGCGTTCGGCCCACGCCGAGGCAGTCCGGGATGATGGTCTCACCGTGACCGGTGTGACTGATTTCTGTGTCTCGCCCAGCGCGACGACCGACGGTCAGGGACTCGCTGCGGATCTCGCGATCGTCGCGGTGAAAGCCGCTGACAGCAAGGCTGCGGCAGAGACGCTCGCAACGGGGTCGTTCGACGCCGTGCTCTCACTCCAGAACGGCATGGGTAACGAGGAGACGCTTGCCAGCCATCTCGAGTCGCCAGTTCTCGCTGGGACGGCAACCTACGGAGCGGTGCTTCGGAACCCCGGCGTCGTCGAGTGTACGGGCCTGGGCGAGGTCGTCCTCGGATCGCGAACTGGCGGCCGATCTTCGCTCGCCGACCGGGTGGGCGACGCGTTCGACACGGCCGGCCTCGAGACGACCGTCGCCGCCGACATGCCCCGACGACTGTGGAAGAAACTCGCCGTCAACGCGGCGATCAACCCGGTGACGGCGCTGGCAAACGTCGACAACGGGGCTGTACTCGAGCCGCCGACGACCGACCTTGCCCGGTCAGCCGCACGCGAGACCGCAGGCGTCGCTCGAGCCTGCGGTGTCGAACTCTCCGACCAGGAGGCGATCTCGGCGATGGAACGCGTCGCGACTGCTACCGCCGCGAACACCTCCTCGATGCGCCAGGATGTCCTTGCCGACCGTCGAACCGAAATCGACGCGATCAACGGCTACGTCGTCGACCGAGCAGCGGATCACGACTGTGCGGCCCCGACGAACCGGGCGCTTACCGCACTGATCCGATCGTGGGAACGCGGTATCGGTCACCGGTAG